The following is a genomic window from Haloplasma contractile SSD-17B.
CGTACCCCCTTTAGATTTCGTGAATAACCATTTTTTCTTAGTTGGTACTTGTTCGTTATAGTAACGATAGTAGTCATAATATTGATGTTTATCTTTTCTGCTAAGAGGTACTTTTGTCAGTATTGTTCCAATTATATATGCATTTGTTTGCTTTAAGGCTTCTACTGATTGAATGACATCATCATACTTAGAGCGGCCACTTTCAATCACGTATACTGTTCCATCAGAAGCACTTGCTACAACGACACCATCAGAGAACATGCCCGCTGGCGCTGTGTCAATATAAATTCGATCGTATTTAGTTTTTAAAAAATTAACTAAATTTATAAATGCTTTTGACCCTAGAAATTCTGCTGGGTTTACGATTTTCATTCCACCTGTTAAGATGTGGATTTTTTTCTCGTTATCTCCGATTTCTTCATGTCTAAATTCCTTTATATATGATTCATAGTCAATGCTTTCATTATTTTCTAATAATGAGTATGCTCTAGTTAGGTCTGTTAAGCCCTGTTCATTTTGAACTCTAAAAAACCTGTGAACAGATGGTCT
Proteins encoded in this region:
- a CDS encoding CpsD/CapB family tyrosine-protein kinase, which gives rise to MITMVYKDIVTLEDSKSPMTEIYRNIRTNIEYANMDRELKVISVTSTTANEAKSTVIANLAVMSANKEERVLIIDADLRRPSVHRFFRVQNEQGLTDLTRAYSLLENNESIDYESYIKEFRHEEIGDNEKKIHILTGGMKIVNPAEFLGSKAFINLVNFLKTKYDRIYIDTAPAGMFSDGVVVASASDGTVYVIESGRSKYDDVIQSVEALKQTNAYIIGTILTKVPLSRKDKHQYYDYYRYYNEQVPTKKKWLFTKSKGGTK